A window of Apium graveolens cultivar Ventura chromosome 8, ASM990537v1, whole genome shotgun sequence contains these coding sequences:
- the LOC141680253 gene encoding uncharacterized protein LOC141680253: MRLRRRVTVSENQFGFMPGRSTTEAIHLLRRLMEKYREHSSDLHLVFIDLEKAYDSVPRNVIWTSLDSKGVSWIYVRAIQAMYSQVMTCVKTPRNSGYCPLVMLFADDIVIISDTKSMINEKLEQWRVILETSGLRVSH, from the exons ATGAGGCTTAGACGCAGGGTTACAGTGTCAGAAAATCAATTTGGTTTCATGCCTGGTAGGTCGACGACGGAGGCGATTCATCTTCTTAGGCGTTTAATGGAGAAATATAGGGAACATAGTAGTGACCTGCACTTGGTGTTTATCGATTTGGAAAAAGCTTATGACAGTGTTCCGCGTAACGTAATCTGGACAAGTTTGGATAGTAAAGGTGTGTCCTGGATATATGTGAGGGCAATTCAAGCAATGTATTCTCAAGTGATGACTTGTGTCAAGACTCCG AGGAATTCAGGATATTGTCCCCTGGTTATGCTTTTTGCGGATGATATAGTTATTATTAGTGATACAAAGTCGATGATAAATGAGAAGTTAGAACAATGGAGGGTGATATTGGAGACTTCAGGCTTGCGTGTTAGTCATTAA
- the LOC141678672 gene encoding THO complex subunit 6, whose protein sequence is MVGSVDCRNWDEESYKHTLLQHRLNPTLTIFRTAFPPQPNYSNPDLIVAASSDGSIASYSISSLLSHQQPLSFENASHQQLVAQPNCFLKAHDGPAYDVKFYASSQHHSLLLSCGDDGCIRGWKWKDMSNPEVEVSSQGSHLRPILEFVNPQHKGPWNSLSPVPENNAIAVDDQGGCIYVATGDSRAYCWDVEKSEIKTVFKGHSDYLHCVITRKSGNQIITGSEDGTARLWDCKSGKCVRVINQYKDKKLKEFHPHVSCIALDASESWLACGSGRTLSVWNLPACECISQTRMNANIQDIFFDGNQIVAVGAEPLVSRFNMNGAILSQIQCFPQSVFSASLHPSGVTAVAGYGGIVDVLSQFGSHSCTFRCRCL, encoded by the exons ATGGTGGGAAGCGTAGATTGCAGAAATTGGGATGAAGAATCTTACAAACACACCCTTTTACAACACAGACTAAACCCTACTCTTACCATCTTCAGAACTGCCTTTCCGCCCCAACCTAATTATTCTAATCCCGATCTCATCGTCGCCGCCTCCAGTGACGGCTCCATCGCTTCCTATTCCATCTCCTCCTTACTTTCT CATCAGCAGCCGTTGAGTTTCGAAAATGCTAGTCATCAACAATTAGTAGCACAACCAAATTGCTTCCTCAAAGCTCATGACGGACCTGCTTACGATGTCAAATTTTATGCTTCTTCTCAACACCACTCTTTGTTGCTTAG TTGCGGTGATGATGGTTGTATTCGAGGATGGAAATGGAAGGATATGTCAAATCCCGAGGTTGAGGTTTCATCACAAGGAAGTCATTTGAGGCCAATTCTTGAATTTGTGAACCCCCAGCACAAAGGTCCTTGGAATTCTCTCTCCCCTGTACCAGAAAACAATGCCATTGCTGTTGATGATCAGGGAGGATGTATTTATGTTGCCACCGGTGACTCTCGTGCATATTGCTGGGATGTGGAAAAAAGTGAGATCAAGACAGTTTTTAAGGGCCATTCAGACTACTTGCATTGCGTTATCACCCGTAAATCTGGCAATCAGATTATAACTGGGTCAGAGGATGGTACTGCAAGACTATGGGACTGCAAGTCTGGAAAGTGTGTTCGAGTAATTAATCAATACAAGGATAAGAAGCTGAAAGAGTTCCACCCACATGTCAGCTGTATTGCTCTTGATGCGAGTGAAAGCTGGTTGGCTTGTGGCAGTGGACGGACCTTATCTGTATGGAATCTTCCTGCTTGTGAGTGCATTTCACAGACTAGAATGAATGCCAATATCCAAGATATATTTTTTGATGGTAATCAAATTGTAGCTGTTGGAGCAGAACCATTAGTAAGCAGATTTAACATGAATGGAGCAATTCTTTCTCAGATTCAATGCTTTCCTCAGTCAGTATTTTCCGCTTCCTTGCATCCATCAGGGGTTACTGCTGTTGCTGGTTACGGAGGCATTGTTGATGTCCTTTCACAGTTTGGAAGCCACTCTTGCACATTTCGGTGCAGATGCTTATGA